The proteins below are encoded in one region of uncultured Eubacteriales bacterium:
- the rplR gene encoding 50S ribosomal subunit protein L18 (Evidence 2a : Function of homologous gene experimentally demonstrated in an other organism; Product type s : structure) has protein sequence MIKRPDTKAQRLKRHKRVRGKIAGTPEHPRLNVFRSETNIYAQVIDDTVGKTLASASSLEKGFEGAGSNIEAAKKVGQMIAERAKAKGIDTVVFDRGGYLYHGRVQALAEGAREGGLEF, from the coding sequence ATGATCAAAAGACCCGATACCAAGGCTCAGCGGCTTAAGCGCCATAAGAGAGTGCGCGGCAAGATCGCCGGCACGCCCGAGCATCCTCGCCTGAACGTGTTCCGCAGCGAGACCAACATTTATGCTCAGGTCATCGACGACACCGTGGGCAAGACCCTGGCCTCTGCGTCCTCCCTGGAGAAGGGCTTTGAGGGTGCCGGCAGCAACATCGAAGCCGCCAAGAAGGTCGGCCAGATGATCGCTGAGCGCGCCAAGGCCAAGGGCATCGACACGGTCGTGTTTGACCGCGGCGGTTACCTGTACCACGGCCGCGTCCAGGCGCTGGCCGAGGGCGCCCGCGAGGGCGGCCTGGAATTCTAA
- the rplF gene encoding 50S ribosomal subunit protein L6 (Evidence 2a : Function of homologous gene experimentally demonstrated in an other organism; PubMedId : 10094780, 10756104, 12809609, 324885, 6222285, 9298646; Product type s : structure), whose amino-acid sequence MSRIGRMPIELPAGVEVKIDENNLATVKGPKGTLIQQLHSAISFEQEGSVIHVKRPNDLKENRSLHGLTRTLLNNMVVGVSTGFKKELDVNGVGYRVAKEDKKLVMNIGYSHQVTVVEPEGITIDVPTPNKIVISGADKQKVGQFAAEVREKRPPEPYKGKGIKYSDEVIRRKEGKTGVKKK is encoded by the coding sequence ATGTCTAGAATCGGAAGAATGCCGATCGAGCTCCCCGCCGGTGTGGAAGTGAAGATCGACGAAAATAATCTGGCCACCGTCAAGGGGCCCAAGGGCACTCTGATCCAGCAGCTCCATAGCGCCATAAGCTTTGAGCAGGAGGGCAGCGTTATCCACGTCAAGCGCCCCAACGACCTCAAGGAGAACCGGAGCCTTCACGGCCTCACCCGCACCCTGCTTAACAACATGGTGGTGGGTGTATCCACCGGCTTTAAGAAAGAGCTGGATGTGAACGGCGTCGGCTACCGTGTGGCCAAGGAGGACAAAAAGCTGGTCATGAACATCGGCTACTCCCATCAGGTTACTGTGGTGGAGCCCGAGGGCATCACCATCGACGTGCCCACCCCCAACAAGATCGTCATCAGCGGCGCCGACAAGCAGAAGGTCGGTCAGTTTGCCGCCGAGGTTAGAGAGAAACGTCCGCCTGAGCCTTATAAGGGCAAGGGTATCAAATATTCTGACGAGGTCATCCGCCGCAAGGAAGGCAAGACCGGCGTCAAGAAGAAATAA
- the rpsH gene encoding 30S ribosomal subunit protein S8 (Evidence 2a : Function of homologous gene experimentally demonstrated in an other organism; PubMedId : 10094780, 12244297, 12809609, 1735715, 365698, 6222285, 6262737; Product type s : structure), which yields MHITDPVADMLTRIRNASTAKHDSVDVPASNMKKSIAQILLDEGYIKSFQLIDDGTQGVIRITLKYLMPGKEKAISGLRRVSKPGLRMYAGAEELPRVLKGLGIAIISTSKGVMTDKKAREAHVGGEVLAFIW from the coding sequence ATGCACATCACTGACCCCGTTGCCGATATGCTCACCCGTATCCGCAACGCCAGCACTGCCAAGCATGACTCCGTGGACGTCCCCGCGTCCAACATGAAGAAGTCCATCGCGCAGATTCTTCTTGATGAAGGCTATATCAAGAGCTTTCAGCTCATTGACGACGGTACCCAGGGCGTCATCCGTATCACCCTGAAGTACCTCATGCCCGGCAAGGAGAAGGCCATCTCCGGTCTGCGCCGCGTCTCCAAGCCCGGCCTGCGTATGTACGCGGGCGCCGAAGAGCTGCCCCGCGTCCTCAAGGGCCTGGGCATTGCCATCATCTCTACTTCCAAGGGCGTCATGACCGACAAGAAGGCCCGCGAGGCCCATGTCGGCGGCGAAGTCCTTGCATTCATTTGGTAA
- the rpsZ gene encoding 30S ribosomal protein S14 type Z, whose translation MAKKSMILKQQAEPKFSTRRYNRCKICGRPHAYLRDYGICRICFRELAYKGQIPGVKKASW comes from the coding sequence ATGGCTAAGAAGTCTATGATCTTAAAGCAGCAGGCCGAGCCCAAGTTCTCCACCCGCCGTTATAACCGGTGCAAGATCTGCGGCCGTCCCCACGCCTACCTGCGCGACTACGGCATCTGCCGTATCTGTTTCCGCGAGCTCGCGTACAAAGGTCAGATCCCCGGGGTTAAAAAGGCGAGCTGGTAA
- the rplE gene encoding 50S ribosomal subunit protein L5 (Evidence 2a : Function of homologous gene experimentally demonstrated in an other organism; Product type s : structure): MADKKTPNLKAKYQAEVAPALMQKFGYKSSMQIPRMDKIVVNCGCGEARDNAKVLEAVVGDLTKITGQKAIITKAKKSVANFKLREGMPIGAKVTLRGDKMWEFLDRLFNVALPRVRDFRGINPNAFDGRGNYALGLKEQLIFPEIEYDKIDKIRGLDVVICTTAHSDEEAKELLSLIGAPFTGK, from the coding sequence ATGGCTGATAAGAAGACCCCCAACCTGAAGGCGAAGTATCAGGCCGAAGTCGCTCCTGCTCTCATGCAGAAGTTCGGCTACAAGAGCTCCATGCAGATCCCCCGCATGGACAAGATCGTGGTCAACTGCGGCTGCGGCGAGGCCAGGGACAACGCGAAGGTCCTGGAGGCCGTCGTGGGCGATCTGACCAAGATCACCGGCCAGAAGGCCATCATCACCAAGGCGAAGAAGAGCGTTGCTAACTTCAAGCTCCGTGAGGGCATGCCCATCGGCGCGAAGGTCACCCTCCGCGGCGACAAGATGTGGGAGTTCCTGGACCGTCTCTTTAACGTGGCCCTGCCCCGCGTCCGTGACTTCCGCGGTATTAACCCCAACGCGTTCGACGGCCGCGGCAACTACGCTTTGGGCCTGAAGGAGCAGCTCATTTTCCCCGAGATCGAGTACGATAAGATCGACAAGATCCGCGGCTTGGACGTGGTCATCTGCACCACCGCCCATTCCGACGAAGAGGCGAAGGAGCTCCTGAGTCTGATCGGCGCTCCCTTCACCGGCAAATAA
- the rplX gene encoding 50S ribosomal subunit protein L24 (Evidence 2a : Function of homologous gene experimentally demonstrated in an other organism; PubMedId : 2464692; Product type s : structure), with protein sequence MNKMSIKKGDTVIVLSGKDKGKQGKVETVLPKEGKVVVEKVNVVSRHTKPRQQGDEGGIIKKEAPIYACKVMRVCPKCNKPTRPAHKLLADGKKVAVCKKCGAEI encoded by the coding sequence ATGAACAAGATGAGCATTAAGAAGGGCGATACCGTTATCGTCCTGTCCGGTAAGGACAAGGGCAAGCAGGGCAAGGTCGAGACCGTCCTCCCTAAGGAGGGCAAGGTGGTCGTGGAGAAGGTCAACGTGGTCTCCCGCCACACTAAGCCCCGCCAGCAGGGCGACGAGGGCGGCATCATCAAGAAGGAAGCCCCCATCTATGCCTGCAAGGTCATGCGCGTTTGCCCCAAGTGCAATAAGCCCACCCGCCCGGCCCACAAGCTGTTGGCCGACGGGAAGAAGGTCGCCGTCTGCAAGAAGTGCGGCGCCGAGATCTAA
- the rplN gene encoding 50S ribosomal protein L14 (Evidence 2a : Function of homologous gene experimentally demonstrated in an other organism; Product type s : structure): MIQQETYLKVADNTGAKEIKTIRVLGGSKRKYGNIGDVIVASVRKAQPGGQVKKGDVVKAVIVRTAFGVRRADGSYVRFDENAAVLIKDDKNPRGTRIFGPVARELRDKDYMKILSLAPEVL; the protein is encoded by the coding sequence ATGATTCAGCAGGAAACATATCTCAAGGTTGCCGACAACACCGGCGCCAAGGAGATTAAGACCATCCGTGTCCTGGGCGGCTCTAAGCGCAAGTACGGCAACATCGGCGACGTCATCGTGGCCTCTGTCCGTAAGGCCCAGCCCGGCGGCCAGGTCAAAAAGGGCGACGTTGTCAAGGCCGTCATCGTCCGTACCGCGTTCGGCGTGCGCCGCGCGGACGGCAGCTATGTTCGCTTTGATGAGAACGCCGCCGTTCTCATCAAGGACGACAAGAATCCCCGTGGGACCCGTATCTTTGGGCCCGTGGCCCGTGAGCTGCGCGACAAGGATTATATGAAGATCCTGTCCCTGGCTCCCGAAGTGCTGTAA
- the rpsQ gene encoding 30S ribosomal subunit protein S17 (Evidence 2a : Function of homologous gene experimentally demonstrated in an other organism; PubMedId : 10094780, 12244297, 12809609, 151587, 344065, 3892488, 7556101, 781296, 9868784; Product type s : structure), translated as MESRTSSRKTRVGLVVSDKMDKTVVVAIADRVAHPLYKKIVKRTYKLKAHDELNECGIGDRVKVMETRPLSKDKRWRVVEIIEKAK; from the coding sequence ATGGAAAGCAGAACTTCTTCCCGCAAGACCAGAGTCGGCCTGGTTGTCTCCGATAAGATGGATAAGACCGTGGTGGTGGCCATCGCCGACCGTGTGGCCCACCCTCTGTACAAGAAGATCGTCAAGCGGACCTATAAGCTGAAAGCCCACGATGAGCTCAACGAGTGCGGCATCGGCGACCGCGTGAAGGTCATGGAGACCCGCCCCCTGTCCAAGGACAAGCGTTGGCGCGTGGTCGAAATTATTGAAAAAGCGAAGTAA
- the rpmC gene encoding 50S ribosomal subunit protein L29 (Evidence 2a : Function of homologous gene experimentally demonstrated in an other organism; PubMedId : 10094780, 1092361, 12809609, 3892488; Product type s : structure), which translates to MKMKASEIRKLSAAELESKLGDLKKDLFQLRLQHATNQLDNPIKIAEVKKDIARVKTMIREQQLAGR; encoded by the coding sequence ATGAAGATGAAAGCAAGTGAGATCCGCAAGCTCTCCGCCGCTGAGCTTGAGAGCAAGCTGGGCGACCTGAAGAAGGACCTTTTCCAGCTCCGTCTTCAGCACGCCACCAACCAGCTCGACAACCCCATCAAGATTGCCGAGGTCAAGAAAGACATCGCCCGCGTCAAGACTATGATCCGTGAGCAGCAGCTCGCAGGCCGATAA
- the rplP gene encoding 50S ribosomal subunit protein L16 (Evidence 2a : Function of homologous gene experimentally demonstrated in an other organism; PubMedId : 10094780, 12809609, 3892488, 6154696, 786730; Product type s : structure): protein MLLPKRVKYRRVHRGRMKGKASRGNTVTYGEYGLQATEPCWITSNQIEAARIAMTRYTKRGGQVWIKIFPDKPVTEKPAETRMGSGKGSPEYWVAVVKPGRVMFEIAGVSEEIAKEALRLASHKLPVKCKIVAKETAETENGGE from the coding sequence ATGCTGCTGCCTAAGAGAGTAAAATATCGCCGCGTCCACCGCGGTCGTATGAAGGGCAAGGCTTCCCGCGGTAACACAGTTACCTACGGCGAGTATGGCCTCCAGGCCACCGAGCCCTGCTGGATCACCAGCAACCAGATCGAGGCCGCCCGTATCGCCATGACCCGCTACACCAAGCGCGGCGGTCAGGTTTGGATCAAGATCTTCCCCGACAAACCCGTCACCGAGAAGCCCGCCGAGACCCGCATGGGCTCCGGTAAGGGCTCCCCCGAGTACTGGGTGGCCGTGGTCAAACCCGGCCGAGTCATGTTCGAGATCGCCGGAGTCTCCGAGGAGATCGCGAAAGAAGCTCTGCGTCTCGCCTCCCACAAGCTGCCTGTGAAGTGCAAGATTGTGGCGAAGGAGACCGCCGAGACCGAGAATGGTGGTGAATGA
- the rplV gene encoding 50S ribosomal subunit protein L22 (Evidence 2a : Function of homologous gene experimentally demonstrated in an other organism; Product type s : structure) — MEAKATLRYARISPRKVQIVCDLIRGKSVAQANAILMSTPKAASELMLKVLKSAAANAENNHQMDPEKLYVSSTYANPGPIIKRMRPRAQGRGFRINKRTSHITIAVAEKEAK, encoded by the coding sequence ATGGAAGCCAAAGCAACTCTGAGATACGCCCGTATCTCTCCCCGCAAGGTCCAGATTGTCTGCGACCTCATCCGGGGCAAGAGCGTGGCCCAGGCCAACGCGATTTTGATGTCCACGCCCAAGGCCGCCAGCGAGTTGATGCTCAAGGTGCTCAAGAGCGCCGCTGCCAACGCGGAGAACAACCATCAGATGGATCCTGAGAAACTCTATGTTTCCAGCACCTATGCAAACCCCGGCCCCATCATCAAGCGTATGCGTCCCCGCGCCCAGGGTCGTGGGTTCCGCATCAACAAGCGCACCTCTCACATCACCATCGCTGTTGCGGAAAAGGAGGCCAAGTAA
- the rpsS gene encoding 30S ribosomal subunit protein S19 (Evidence 2a : Function of homologous gene experimentally demonstrated in an other organism; PubMedId : 10094780, 12244297, 12809609, 3279034, 348496, 3892488; Product type s : structure) → MSRSVKKGPFCAPELLKRVGELNKAGDKKVLKTWSRASTIFPTFVGHTFAVHDGRKHVPVYVTEDMVGHKLGEFAPTRTFRGHSGSKTGK, encoded by the coding sequence ATGTCCAGAAGTGTTAAGAAAGGCCCCTTTTGCGCTCCCGAGCTGCTCAAGCGGGTTGGCGAGCTGAATAAGGCCGGCGACAAGAAAGTCCTGAAGACCTGGAGCAGAGCCTCCACTATCTTCCCCACTTTTGTCGGCCACACCTTTGCCGTGCACGACGGCCGGAAACACGTGCCCGTCTATGTTACCGAGGACATGGTGGGCCACAAGCTGGGTGAGTTCGCCCCCACCCGCACCTTCCGGGGTCACTCCGGCAGCAAGACTGGTAAGTAA
- the rplB gene encoding 50S ribosomal subunit protein L2 (Evidence 2a : Function of homologous gene experimentally demonstrated in an other organism; PubMedId : 9531480; Product type s : structure) → MAIKTYKPTTPSRRHMTVSAFEGIDKKAKPERSLTENLKKNAGRNSYGRITVRHRGGGNKKKYRIIDWKRVKDDEVAIVSRLEYDPNRTANIALIEYADGTKSYILAPVGLKAGHKIVSGPNADILPGNCLPIANIPVGETIHNIELYPGKGAQLVRSAGVAAQLMAKENGMAQVRLPSGEVRYVREECRACIGQVGNTDHANIQIGKAGRKRHMGWRPTVRGSVMNPNDHPHGGGEGKSPVGRPGPVTPWGKPAMGYKTRSKKNKTEQFIVKHRNVK, encoded by the coding sequence ATGGCTATTAAGACTTATAAGCCCACGACCCCCTCTCGACGCCACATGACCGTGTCCGCTTTCGAGGGGATCGACAAGAAGGCCAAGCCCGAGCGCAGCCTGACCGAAAATCTCAAAAAGAATGCCGGCCGCAACAGCTACGGCCGCATCACCGTCCGCCATCGCGGCGGCGGAAACAAGAAGAAGTACCGCATCATTGACTGGAAACGGGTAAAGGACGACGAGGTGGCTATCGTCTCCCGCCTGGAGTACGATCCCAACCGTACCGCCAACATCGCCCTCATCGAGTATGCCGATGGCACCAAGAGCTACATCCTGGCTCCTGTCGGGCTGAAGGCCGGCCACAAGATCGTCTCCGGCCCCAACGCCGACATCCTGCCCGGCAACTGCCTGCCCATCGCCAACATCCCCGTGGGCGAGACGATCCACAACATTGAGCTCTACCCCGGCAAGGGCGCTCAGCTCGTCCGGTCCGCCGGCGTGGCTGCTCAGCTCATGGCCAAGGAGAACGGCATGGCTCAGGTCCGCCTCCCCTCCGGCGAGGTTCGCTACGTCCGCGAGGAGTGCCGCGCCTGCATCGGCCAAGTGGGCAACACCGACCACGCCAACATCCAGATCGGCAAGGCTGGCCGTAAGCGGCACATGGGCTGGCGGCCCACCGTCCGCGGCAGCGTCATGAACCCCAACGACCACCCCCACGGCGGCGGCGAGGGCAAAAGTCCTGTGGGCCGTCCCGGCCCTGTCACCCCTTGGGGCAAGCCGGCCATGGGTTACAAGACCCGTTCCAAGAAGAACAAGACCGAGCAGTTCATCGTCAAGCACCGTAACGTGAAGTAA
- the rplW gene encoding 50S ribosomal subunit protein L23 (Evidence 2a : Function of homologous gene experimentally demonstrated in an other organism; PubMedId : 10094780, 12809609, 3892488, 391594; Product type s : structure), whose product MATTAYDIVKRPIITERSMEGAELKKYTFEVAKSANKIEIAKAVEEIFGVKVAKVNTLNMQGKEKRTGSYPAGRRPSWKKAIVTLTEDSKTIEFFEGV is encoded by the coding sequence ATGGCTACCACCGCTTATGACATCGTAAAGCGCCCCATCATCACCGAGCGCTCCATGGAGGGCGCCGAGCTCAAGAAGTACACCTTCGAGGTGGCCAAGAGCGCCAACAAGATCGAGATCGCCAAGGCTGTCGAGGAGATCTTCGGCGTCAAGGTCGCCAAGGTCAACACCCTGAACATGCAGGGCAAGGAGAAACGCACCGGTTCTTATCCCGCCGGCCGCCGTCCCTCCTGGAAGAAGGCAATCGTCACCCTCACCGAAGACTCCAAGACCATCGAGTTCTTCGAGGGCGTGTAA
- the rplD gene encoding 50S ribosomal subunit protein L4 (Evidence 2a : Function of homologous gene experimentally demonstrated in an other organism; Product type s : structure) encodes MPKAIVVDMTGKKVGEVELSEVIFGIEPNADAVHAVVKNHLANCRQGTQSALTRAEVSGGGIKPWRQKGTGRARQGSTRSPQWTHGGIVFAPKPRDYSYSLNKKVKRLALKSALSDLASQGSIIVVDGLNLAETKTKAMAGFLSSVSAGKSILVTPEVNENVVKSARNIPGVTTTTAKLLSVYDIVNANHFIVDKAALAIIEEVFA; translated from the coding sequence ATGCCTAAAGCAATCGTTGTTGACATGACCGGCAAGAAGGTCGGCGAAGTGGAGCTCTCCGAAGTTATTTTCGGCATTGAGCCCAACGCTGACGCCGTCCACGCCGTGGTCAAGAATCACCTCGCCAACTGCCGCCAGGGCACCCAGAGCGCTTTGACCCGCGCCGAGGTCTCCGGCGGCGGCATCAAGCCCTGGCGTCAGAAGGGCACCGGCCGCGCCCGTCAGGGTTCCACCCGTTCGCCCCAGTGGACCCACGGCGGCATCGTGTTTGCCCCCAAGCCCCGTGACTACAGCTACTCCCTCAATAAGAAGGTTAAGCGCCTGGCGCTCAAGTCCGCCCTCTCCGACCTGGCGAGCCAGGGAAGCATCATCGTGGTGGATGGCCTGAACCTGGCCGAGACCAAGACTAAGGCTATGGCCGGGTTCCTCTCCAGCGTCAGCGCTGGCAAGTCTATTCTGGTCACTCCCGAGGTCAACGAGAACGTGGTCAAGTCCGCCCGGAACATCCCCGGCGTCACCACCACCACTGCCAAGCTCCTCTCGGTCTACGACATCGTGAACGCCAATCACTTCATCGTGGACAAGGCTGCGCTGGCAATCATCGAGGAGGTGTTTGCGTAA
- the rplC gene encoding 50S ribosomal subunit protein L3 (Evidence 2a : Function of homologous gene experimentally demonstrated in an other organism; Product type s : structure) encodes MEKAIIGKKVGMSQIFTEAGKVIPVTVIEAGPCVVVQKKTVEKDGYNAVQLGFEDIAERKLSKPELGHLKKAGDARKKVLKEFDLKNYESLNVGDTITAETFATGDRVDVTGISKGKGFAGVVKRYGAGRTPMSHGGGPVHRHAGSMGPATDPSRIFKGKIGAGHMGHEQVTVLNLDVVTVDPELNLIAVYGAIPGPKGGVVTLRSSVINVKEKGAAAGISSNPQKASGRANPQKASARNH; translated from the coding sequence ATGGAAAAGGCCATTATCGGCAAGAAGGTCGGCATGTCTCAGATCTTCACGGAAGCCGGCAAGGTCATCCCGGTCACCGTCATTGAGGCGGGTCCCTGCGTCGTCGTGCAGAAGAAGACCGTGGAAAAGGACGGCTATAACGCCGTTCAGCTCGGGTTCGAAGACATTGCCGAGCGCAAGCTCAGCAAGCCTGAGCTGGGGCATCTGAAGAAGGCGGGCGACGCCCGCAAGAAGGTCCTCAAGGAGTTCGACCTCAAGAATTACGAGTCCCTCAACGTGGGCGATACCATCACCGCCGAGACGTTCGCCACCGGCGATCGGGTGGACGTCACCGGCATCAGCAAGGGCAAGGGTTTCGCGGGTGTTGTCAAGCGCTACGGCGCCGGCCGTACCCCCATGAGCCACGGCGGCGGCCCCGTTCACCGCCACGCGGGCTCCATGGGCCCCGCCACCGACCCCTCCCGGATTTTCAAGGGCAAGATCGGCGCTGGCCACATGGGCCATGAGCAGGTCACCGTCCTGAACCTGGACGTGGTCACCGTGGACCCCGAGCTGAACCTCATTGCCGTGTACGGCGCGATCCCCGGTCCCAAGGGCGGCGTCGTCACTCTGCGCAGCAGCGTGATCAACGTCAAGGAAAAGGGCGCCGCCGCGGGCATTTCCAGCAACCCGCAGAAGGCCTCCGGCCGCGCAAATCCCCAGAAAGCCTCTGCGCGTAACCACTAA
- the rpsJ gene encoding 30S ribosomal subunit protein S10 (Evidence 2a : Function of homologous gene experimentally demonstrated in an other organism; PubMedId : 10094780, 12244297, 12809609, 3892488, 7007073, 7037196, 9298646; Product type s : structure): protein MAAQKEMIRIRLKAYDHQLIDQSAEKIVETAKRTGASVSGPIPLPTKKEIVTILRAVHKYKDSREQFERRTHKRLIDVIKPSPKTVEALMTLELPAGVEIEIKL from the coding sequence ATGGCAGCTCAGAAAGAAATGATCCGCATCCGCCTCAAGGCCTACGACCATCAGCTTATCGACCAGAGCGCCGAGAAGATCGTGGAGACCGCCAAGCGCACCGGCGCCTCCGTCTCCGGCCCCATTCCCCTGCCTACCAAGAAAGAGATAGTTACCATCCTGCGCGCCGTCCACAAGTATAAGGATAGCCGCGAGCAGTTCGAGCGCCGCACCCACAAGCGTCTCATCGACGTCATCAAGCCCTCCCCCAAGACCGTAGAGGCCCTGATGACCCTTGAGCTCCCCGCCGGTGTGGAAATTGAAATCAAGCTCTAA